From the genome of Lysobacterales bacterium, one region includes:
- a CDS encoding CYTH domain-containing protein — translation MATEIERKFLPAGEDWRHGVERSLAIVQGWLGGDGCSVRVRLTDGVGSLNIKSRTLGPVRSEYEYPIPAADARELLALCGAQVLAKTRHLVNVDGHCFEIDEFQGDNDGLVVIEIELQAADSGFPHPDWLGREVTDDPRFYNVNLVREPYSRWSTPTC, via the coding sequence ATGGCGACCGAGATCGAACGCAAGTTCCTGCCGGCCGGCGAAGACTGGCGGCACGGGGTCGAACGCAGCCTGGCCATAGTCCAGGGCTGGCTGGGCGGCGACGGCTGTTCCGTCCGCGTGCGCCTGACCGATGGCGTGGGCAGCCTGAACATCAAGTCGCGCACGCTGGGTCCGGTGCGCAGCGAGTACGAGTACCCGATCCCCGCCGCCGATGCCCGGGAACTGCTGGCCCTGTGCGGCGCGCAGGTGCTGGCCAAGACCCGGCACTTGGTGAACGTCGATGGGCACTGTTTCGAGATCGACGAGTTCCAGGGCGACAACGACGGGCTGGTCGTGATCGAGATCGAGCTGCAGGCTGCAGATTCCGGGTTTCCGCATCCGGACTGGCTGGGCCGCGAAGTCACCGACGATCCGCGCTTCTACAACGTCAATCTCGTCCGGGAGCCCTACTCCCGCTGGAGCACACCAACATGCTGA
- the nagZ gene encoding beta-N-acetylhexosaminidase → MLIIGIESTALAPHERRWLEHPVVAGVILFARNIVDREQSAGLVAQLREVREAPLLVCVDQEGGPVQRFREGFGPLPALARIGALWSSDAEQACSLAREHAWLMASQMRALDIDLSFAPVLDLRCGNRAIGERAFDADPEACAALAAAYIEGMHAAGMAATGKHFPGHGSVLEDTHHDAAIDRRPWATLAACDLVPFRAAVRAGVDAMMMAHVTYPQVDALPAGYSERWIRHVLRDEMGFDGIVFSDDIAMVAAEGVGAVGHRVRQHLEAGCDVVLACQPGQVEAAIDAVPHDHVEETSERLASLAGRQPATGADALATRQDEIVGRLSRLMA, encoded by the coding sequence ATGCTGATCATCGGCATCGAGTCGACCGCCCTGGCGCCGCACGAACGGCGCTGGCTGGAGCATCCGGTGGTCGCCGGCGTCATCCTGTTCGCCCGCAACATCGTCGACCGCGAACAGTCGGCCGGACTGGTCGCGCAGTTGCGCGAAGTGCGCGAGGCGCCGCTGCTGGTCTGCGTCGACCAGGAAGGCGGCCCGGTGCAACGGTTCCGCGAAGGTTTCGGGCCGCTGCCGGCGCTGGCCCGGATCGGCGCGCTGTGGTCGTCGGACGCGGAGCAGGCCTGCAGCCTGGCCCGGGAACACGCCTGGCTGATGGCCTCGCAGATGCGGGCGCTGGACATCGACCTGAGTTTCGCGCCGGTGCTCGACCTGCGCTGCGGCAACCGGGCGATCGGCGAGCGGGCCTTCGATGCCGACCCGGAGGCCTGCGCGGCGCTGGCCGCGGCCTACATCGAGGGCATGCACGCGGCAGGGATGGCCGCCACCGGCAAGCACTTCCCCGGCCATGGCTCGGTGCTCGAGGACACCCACCACGATGCCGCCATCGATCGCCGGCCATGGGCGACCCTTGCGGCCTGCGACCTGGTGCCGTTCCGCGCGGCGGTACGTGCCGGCGTCGACGCGATGATGATGGCGCACGTCACCTACCCGCAGGTCGACGCGCTGCCGGCGGGCTACTCCGAGCGCTGGATCCGCCATGTGCTGCGCGACGAGATGGGTTTCGACGGCATCGTGTTCAGCGACGACATCGCCATGGTCGCCGCCGAGGGCGTCGGTGCGGTCGGCCATCGCGTCCGCCAGCACCTGGAGGCCGGTTGCGATGTCGTCCTGGCCTGCCAGCCAGGCCAGGTCGAAGCCGCCATCGACGCCGTTCCGCACGACCATGTCGAGGAGACCAGCGAGCGGCTGGCCAGCCTGGCCGGTCGGCAACCTGCGACCGGCGCGGACGCGCTGGCGACGCGCCAGGACGAGATCGTCGGGCGACTGTCCCGGCTGATGGCCTGA
- the rlmD gene encoding 23S rRNA (uracil(1939)-C(5))-methyltransferase RlmD, protein MRTDAPPFETLIDDLSHEGRGVARVDGKVVFVDGALPGERVRARRSRRGRDYDEAVLVEVIEASPDRVEPRCEHFGVCGGCVLQHLAPAAQIAAKQKQLLENLRRIGGLQPARVLPPLVADTWGYRRKARLSVKDVPKKGRVLVGFRERQPRFIADIRRCEVLDPRVGPLVGALGELIGRLQSASRIAQIEVAAGDGMPALVFRNLVDLGETDRDQLSGFGREHGLAIYLQPGGADSVHLLWPQQHELAFSLADEGLRYRFAPLDFIQVNAALNEAMIGQALELLAPGPDQHVLDLFCGLGNFSLPIARRAGRVTGIEGEAGLVARARENATANGIGNAQFLAVDLAGHLRDAPWAGRGVDAVLVDPPRTGAQAVLEQLRFPDAARLVYVSCHPGSLARDARLLVERHGYRLAAAGVMDMFPHTAHVESIALFERA, encoded by the coding sequence ATGCGCACGGACGCGCCGCCGTTCGAGACCCTGATCGACGACCTCAGCCACGAGGGTCGCGGCGTTGCGCGCGTCGACGGCAAGGTGGTGTTCGTCGACGGCGCGCTGCCGGGCGAGCGGGTGCGCGCCCGGCGCAGCCGGCGCGGCCGCGACTACGACGAGGCGGTCCTGGTGGAGGTGATCGAGGCCTCGCCGGATCGGGTCGAGCCGCGCTGCGAGCATTTCGGGGTGTGCGGGGGCTGCGTCCTGCAGCACCTGGCGCCGGCTGCCCAGATCGCCGCCAAGCAGAAGCAGCTCCTGGAGAACCTGCGCCGTATCGGGGGCCTGCAGCCGGCACGCGTGCTGCCCCCGCTGGTCGCCGATACCTGGGGCTATCGGCGCAAGGCCCGGCTCTCGGTCAAGGACGTGCCGAAAAAGGGCAGGGTGCTGGTCGGCTTCCGGGAGCGCCAGCCGCGCTTCATCGCCGACATCCGGCGCTGCGAGGTTCTCGATCCACGGGTCGGACCCCTGGTGGGCGCGCTGGGCGAGCTGATCGGTCGCCTGCAGTCGGCCAGCCGCATCGCCCAGATCGAGGTCGCCGCGGGCGACGGCATGCCCGCGCTGGTGTTCCGCAATCTCGTCGACCTGGGCGAAACCGACCGGGACCAGTTGTCCGGGTTCGGCCGCGAGCACGGCCTGGCCATCTACCTGCAGCCCGGCGGTGCCGACAGCGTCCACCTGCTGTGGCCGCAACAGCACGAACTGGCGTTCTCGCTGGCCGACGAGGGCCTGCGCTACCGGTTCGCGCCGCTGGACTTCATCCAGGTCAACGCCGCCCTCAACGAGGCGATGATCGGCCAGGCGCTGGAACTGCTGGCGCCGGGTCCGGACCAGCACGTACTGGACCTGTTCTGCGGACTCGGCAACTTCAGCCTGCCGATCGCCCGCCGCGCCGGGCGTGTCACCGGCATCGAGGGCGAGGCCGGCCTGGTCGCCCGGGCGCGCGAGAACGCCACGGCCAACGGCATCGGCAACGCGCAGTTCCTGGCGGTCGACCTGGCCGGCCACCTGCGCGACGCGCCCTGGGCGGGGCGCGGCGTCGATGCCGTGCTGGTCGACCCGCCGCGGACCGGTGCCCAGGCGGTGCTGGAGCAGTTGCGCTTCCCGGACGCCGCGCGGCTGGTCTACGTCTCCTGCCATCCGGGCAGCCTGGCCCGCGACGCCCGCCTGCTGGTGGAGCGGCACGGATACCGGCTGGCCGCCGCCGGCGTCATGGACATGTTCCCGCACACGGCGCACGTGGAATCCATCGCGCTGTTCGAGCGCGCCTGA